A single genomic interval of Lathyrus oleraceus cultivar Zhongwan6 chromosome 7, CAAS_Psat_ZW6_1.0, whole genome shotgun sequence harbors:
- the LOC127102378 gene encoding uncharacterized protein LOC127102378: MGVGHALKLKKLTPKFIGPYKIFQIIDVVACKVALPPDILNLHDMFHVSKFQKYIHDPSHVIRIDDMQVMDNLTVKALPVRIEDHKLKNLRGKEIALVNIVWGGVAGENMIWELEIRMRETYPELFASGRPLSVVHQPYKLELKVLRECEEKGRDMGVVGENIAGKNDGAIASAL, encoded by the exons ATGGGCGTTGGACATGCGCTGAAATTGAAGAAGCTGACTCCTAAATTTATTGGTCCATATAAGATTTTTCAAATAATTGACGTTGTTGCTTGTAAAGTGGCCTTACCACCCGATATTTTGAATTTACATGACATGTTCCATGTATCAAAATTTCAGAAGTATATTCATGATCCATCTCATGTGATTAGGATTGATGATATGCAAGTGATGGACAACCTTACGGTAAAAGCATTGCCCGTGAGAATTGAGGATCATAAATTGAAGAACCTGAGAGGCAAAGAGATTGCTCTAGTGAACATTGTTTGGGGAGGAGTAGCTGGAGAAAATATGATTTGGGAGCTGGAGATCCGTATGCGGGAAACCTACCCAGAATTGTTCGCGTcag GGAGACCCTTAAGTGTAGTACACCAACCTTATAAATTAGAATTGAAGGTGTTGAGAGAGTGTGAGGAAAAAGGTAGAGATATGGGGGTGGTGGGAGAA AATATAGCTGGCAAGAATGATGGTGCTATTGCTTCCGCCTTGTAA
- the LOC127102377 gene encoding uncharacterized protein LOC127102377 → MTYFYCFIEELNCIDVPRIRGCFTCYNRAGSSMSILDKFFLSENVIADWKIVGHYVGKSDIFDHCLIWLKACHEDWGLKSLKFNNVGLNTRIFLTSSIKNGNATFIDDLVLKREFATSEVWNQLILKDLLRQKLRASWLKEGNMNSSFFHRVMRARYRRNFISSVNSSDGMKEKVDEFKSEVRNFFKASFQEENMSRLVLSGVDMFCLSSEDNKYLEVAFSEEEVKVVVWICNDTKGPRYDSYSSSFMQNCWETIKRDMVRFVMDFYSKSTLSKATTVSIITLIPKINNL, encoded by the exons ATGACATATTTTTATTGTTTCATTGAAGAGCTTAACTGTATTGATGTTCCTAGAATTAGAGGTTGCTTTACTTGTTACAATAGAGCTGGTTCTTCCATGAGCATATTAGATAAATTTTTCCTTTCTGAAAATGTGATTGCGGATTGGAAGATTGTCGGTCATTATGTTGGTAAAAGTGACATCTTCGATCATTGCCTTATTTGGTTAAAAGCGTGCCACGAGGATTGGGGGCTTAAGTCGTTAAAATTCAACAATGTTGGCTTAAACACAAGGATTTTTCTAACTTCATCAATAAAGAATGGAA ACGCTACTTTCATTGatgatttagttttgaagagggAGTTCGCTACTTCTGAGGTGTGGAATCAACTGATCTTGAAGGATTTGTTAAGACAGAAATTGAGAGCTTCGTGGTTGAAGGAAGGCAACATGAATTCTAGCTTCTTCCATAGGGTTATGAGAGCTAGATACAGAAGAAATTTTATCTCTTCTGTTAACTCATCTGATGGCATGAAGGAGAAAGTGGATGAGTTCAAAAGTGAAGTGCGTAACTTTTTTAAGGCTAGCTTTCAAGAGGAGAATATGTCTAGACTGGTGCTCAGTGGTGTAGATATGTTTTGTCTCTCTAGTGAGGACAATAAGTATCTTGAGGTTGCATTTTCGGAGGAAGAAGTTAAGGTTGTAGTGTGGATTTGCAACGATACTAAAGGCCCTAGGTATGACAGTTATAGTTCCAGTTTTATGCAGAATTGTTGGGAGACTATTAAGAGGGATATGGTTCGATTTGTTATGGATTTCTACTCTAAGTCTACCTTGTCAAAGGCTACTACAGTTTCTATCATTACACTTATCCCTAAGATCAATAATCTGTAA
- the LOC127102379 gene encoding uncharacterized protein LOC127102379, with protein sequence MGLILSTMNSGLVIDTPVNMSVTTSLVCMNWRLSINGKDFGIDLICLVLEDMDAIMGMTWLKFNHVSFNCYNKTLWFLAPEDEAKSFSMFASVSVESQANIEGLPVVCEFPEVFPDDMFGFSPKRVVEFTSNLVLGTRTVSTEPYKMVASKL encoded by the exons ATGGGTCTTATTTTGTCTACTATGAATAGTGGACTAGTTATCGACACTCCAGTTAACATGTCAGTGACTACTTCTTTGGTATGTATGAATTGGCGTTTGTCCATCAATGGTAAGGACTTTGGTATTGATTTAATTTGTTTAGTGCTGGAAGATATGGATGCAATTATGGGAATGACCTGGTTAAAGTTCAACCATGTTTCTTTCAATTGTTACAACAAAACTTTATGGTTTCTTGCTCCTGAAG ATGAAGCTAAATCATTTTCAATGTTTGCCTCTGTATCTGTGGAGAGTCAGGCAAATATTGAAGGGTTACCAGTGGTGTGTGAATTTCCAGAGGTGTTTCCAGATGACATGTTTGGATTTTCCCCCAAGAGAGTGGTGGAGTTTACTAGTAATCTTGTACTTGGTACTAGGACGGTTTCTACGGAACCATACAAAATGGTTGCATCAAAGTTGTGA